Genomic DNA from Candidatus Poribacteria bacterium:
CGGCGGTGTGCCGTCGTCCGTCCGAGTTTTCTGCCGCTCTTCCGATGTCTCATCGATTGCTGTCCTGTTCCTTCGTCTCCGGAGCACACGTCCAGCCAGCGCCGCCGCTCGTCGTGCCGCTAGCTCCCGTCGTCAGCCGACATGCCGAACTCCAGTCCGAATCCCTGTAGAATCTCTTTGACTTCCGCGAGCGACTTGCGACCGAAGTTCTTCTGCTCGAGCATCTGCTTCTCGGTGCGCGAAACGAGCTCGCGGATGGTACGGATGCCCGCGTTCTCCAAGCAGTTCGCAGCGCGAACCGACAGCTCGAGCTCGGCGACCGGCTTCTCCAGGATCGCGCGACGCTCCTTCTCCTCGGGCGTCTCCTCCTCGATCGCCTCGACGTAGTGTTCATCGAAGTCCTGGAAGATCTCGAGGTGGTCGATCAGGATGTTGGCAGCTTCGGTGACCGCCTGCTTAGGCGTGATGCTGCTGTCCGTCCAGACCTCCAACACGAGCCGGTCGAAGTCCGTGCGCTGTCCGACGCGCGTCGCCTCGACGGCGTAGTTGGCGCGCCGCACGGGCGAGAAGATGGCGTCCACCGGAATGAACCCGATGGGGCGGTCATCGTCTTTGATGTACTCACCGACCTGGAACCCGTGCCCGCGCTGAATCTCAAGGGTCATCGTCAGCACCGCCTCTTTGTCGAGCGTTGCGATGTGCTGATCGGGATTGATGACCTCGATCTCAGGCGGCGTCTGGATATCCGCCGCCGTCACCTCGCCCTCGCCTTCGCGATGAATGATGCAGGTGAAGGTGCGGTCGGTCGTCGAGCTGAAGCGGATCTCCTTCAGGTTCAGCACGATCTGTGCGACATCCTCGACGATGCCGGGCATCGTGGCGAACTCGTGCGGCACGCCGTCGATCTGTACGGCGGTAATCGCCGTGCCAGGAAGTGACGAAAGCAGAACGCGCCGTAGGGAGTTCCCCAGCGTGATGCCGTACCCGCGCTCCAACGGTTCGGCGATGAACCGACCGTAGTCGTGTCGGAGCGAGTCTTGGTCGGCGATTAGGCGCTCCGGCATCTCCATGTCATTGCACTTCATAGGATCGAATGTCCCCTCTCATTCGCAGGTAGAAGCCGCAAAGCGATCCAAATCGTCCGACGGCTCGTGCCCC
This window encodes:
- a CDS encoding DNA-directed RNA polymerase subunit alpha, yielding MEMPERLIADQDSLRHDYGRFIAEPLERGYGITLGNSLRRVLLSSLPGTAITAVQIDGVPHEFATMPGIVEDVAQIVLNLKEIRFSSTTDRTFTCIIHREGEGEVTAADIQTPPEIEVINPDQHIATLDKEAVLTMTLEIQRGHGFQVGEYIKDDDRPIGFIPVDAIFSPVRRANYAVEATRVGQRTDFDRLVLEVWTDSSITPKQAVTEAANILIDHLEIFQDFDEHYVEAIEEETPEEKERRAILEKPVAELELSVRAANCLENAGIRTIRELVSRTEKQMLEQKNFGRKSLAEVKEILQGFGLEFGMSADDGS